The Cutaneotrichosporon cavernicola HIS019 DNA, chromosome: 5 DNA segment TCTACCATGACCTCTGCTTAGTCTGTGACctagctgacagcaggaaCTCACAACCCAGGCTGTCGTCCTGATCCTCAACTCGACGCGGGCGGCTGACATCCCCAACGCCATCAAGGGGCTCGACCACGAGCAGCAGGCGTACCTCATGGCATATCTATACAAGGTGGGTTGAGGCAGGCCTGGGTTGGACTGGACTGGGAGACTCGTTGTCAGAGCCTGGCACACTGTGATTCTGAAGCTCGTACCCAGGTCACCATACACCTTGCTGACCCCAGAACATGGCTGCGTTGGGCAACGGTGCCGACATCCCGGGATCTGTGCTCCTGACGTGGCACGAGAAGGTGAGGAGTTGCGACGTagctgcagctgcagctgcCAGATACACCTcagctaaccccagctcgtcgaggtcgcgggCGTGGGCTGCATCAACCGCGTCATGGCCGACCGCCGCACGCTGTAGATTGACATGCACAGTTGTAGAGTGTTACACGAGCGATGTAGAGATTGCCGCTGTGGACTGATTGTAGAGATTGCCGCTGTGGACTGACGCCAACAAACCTATTTACTCGCACAATACTGCTTCACTTTTGCATCTTCTACCCATGGACTAGACCGTCCTAGGCCTAGAGGGCGGCTGCGAGACGCttctcagcctcggccCAGTTGACGACCTTCCAGATGTTCTTGAGGTACTCGGGCTTGACGTTCTGGTAGTCGAGGTAGAAGGCGTGCTCCCAGATGTCGATGCCGATGATGGGGACGTGGGTGAGCAGAGGGTCCTGGTTGGCCGTAGTGACGACCTCAAGAACCTTGGAGCTGGGGTTGTAGCCGagccagccccagcccgaGCCCTGGATACCTGCAGTCTTGGCGTTCAcctcctcgatgagctTGTCAAACGAGCCAAAGTCCTTCTTGACctggtcggcgaggacgcccGAGGTCGGCACCTGGGTCTCGGCCGAGCCGGTGGGCGCGAGGTTGTTCCAGAAGAGCTGGAGTTAGCGAGGTGGGTCAAGCTGGCTCGCTGGTTCTCTGGTTCGTCTGACTCACCGAGTGGTTGCTTCTGTCAGCTTTGCGATCATTCGCGCAACTCACATGTGGCCACCGCCGTTGAACTTGAGAGCAGCCTGGAGGGCGATCTGGCCCTTGACGTCCTGGCTGGCCtggaggccggcgagcttctcctcggcagcgttGAGGCCGTTGACGTACGTCGCGTGGTGCTTGTCGTGGTGGAGAGTCATGATCGTCTTGGAGATCGAGGGCTCGAGGGCCTGTATCGCGATGTGCGCATGTGAGGTGAGATGGGTCGGGTAGTCACCAGAAGCGAGAGTGTGGAAAATGGGCATGGACGGCGGGGGAAGGGATCAGAGCGAGCCGGGAGGACAGTATGAGAGCAATAGTCATGTGACAATGGCGCAGTTGCGGTCAGCATCACGTTCGGTGCTCGTTCAGAGCTcggagctcgagctcgagctcggcaaaAAAGCACTCACGTCGTAAGCGTACGGGAGGTCTGGGAGGGTGTGCTTGCTGcggacggcggcgacagcgaaggcacggcgcgcgggggcggcggcgcgggggacggagcggaggagagcgacCATTTTGATGTATTGAGTCAAACGGAGAGGTGGGAAGAGACCAAGTTGTTGAGGGTGCGTGGTCTTTAATAGTATGACGCAGGCAACAGCGAATCAACGATACGTAATCATATCACCGCTCGGCTTCGGCTCACAGCCCGCCAACCTCCGATGGCGTCACTCTTCTACTGTTTCCCCTGCATCAAGTTAATCAGCACATCATGCAGCCGAGGTGAATAGATGCATACATGTGAGGGATGGCGGCTTACTCCGCCTCTTTCGCGGCAGTAGCCTCCTTCGGCACAAcagcctccttggccttctgGGCCTTGTTCGCTCTGACCGAAGCCTTCTGCCTGGCCACCCGTAACCGCATCTCGTCCCAGTTCCCCTCCAATTCATCCTCTGTGAGCCATTTGAGCTCGTTCTCGGTCGCCTCGGCCCAACGCGACCCGGCTTCACGCCAGTCGTTCGGTCCAGAGCTACTGCGACCAGTCGATACCATCGCCCAGTCTGTGCGTTTCCAGCCACCCAACATACGCCCCTGCGAGTCTGAACGGAACGGCATCTTGGCGACCCAGTCCAGCCGCTCCCACACGTCGTTGTACGTgcggcgaagaaggcgtgGGGTCATTTTGCGCGGGTTACTCCAAGTGCGGGGATTATCGCGTGTGAGGGCCACGCGAGGTTGTGGAaaggaggggagggtgCGATAGGATGATGGTGGTCGGCGAGGAAACGCAGCCTTTAGGCTATTGGGAAGGTTGTTGAAGGATGGCAGAGGCTCTTTCGGGCTTTTTGGCTTGACTgcaccagctcgtcgaggcggagtCGGGGGGAAAGGCGAGCTATCGAAACCTGCCATAGCCCGCATCGTCTCGATCACTCCCTTGCCCTCCCATCCTGTTGCGGCGCCATCCTCGTTGGCGGGCATCACGATTGGCACCGAGACGTTGTCCCACTGATACTCCCATTCCTTGCGCGCCTCTCGGTTCACTGCGGCCCGAGGAATGACTGTGCGCGCACGTACACCGATCAGTCCTGCTGGGGGCTTCTTCGAGAGCGGCCGCAAGCACGGGGGAAGCGGCTGCAGTGTCATGGGAGGGTATCGAGTCTCCGGGTTTGGGATCTTGTCCGTCACAGCCCGGGGCCAATCTTTTGGATCAAGTGGTGAGCTCAACGTAATgttctgccgtcagctaTTTTAGTATGACTAGCTACCTTGATGAGCTCCCACCTGACTCGCCCGCGGACACCATAGCATTCCTCAATCAAGCGCAGAAGCGCATGCGGGTGGCACGCAgtcgcggcgcgcaccTCGGTGAGCTCCTGGTTGTCAGAACCCAAGTGCAGCACCACGCACCTTCTTGAGGTGCTTCCGAGCACGCGCACGCTGCTCCTTGCacacctcgagctcgggaCTGTCGTCCTTCAGATACGCTGGTAGATGTTTATTCGCATCCTTGATAAGGGAGCGGAAGCGGATCGTTGCGATGAGCCACACATGGGGGTCTTGGATGAAGCGGAGGCACTGGAGGACAGTGCGATACGTGGCGCGTGGTGTTGGCGGGAGGAAGCGTGACGGATGTGTCCGTGTGGGTGCAGCCATGCccagctccttgagctgtGCTGGCGACGCCATGTCGATGAGCGTGGATAGTGGATGAGAGTTGGCTTGTTGATTGTTGAGTAGCCTCCACTTGTTCCATGTCCAACATTGTGGGTCAGGCACCAATCGTGACGTGGCATTTTTCCGGTTCAATTACAATAACCAAGTCGTCACCACAACTTACCTtgctcaccttcctcgccatcaaCCACAacaccatccaccatggCGCGCAACTCGGAAAAGGCGCAGTCGATGCTCTACCGCTTCCGCGAGCAGCAGGCTGTCGACATGGGTCTCGGTGATCGGCGCGCAGGCGAGCGGCGCCCGCGCGTCGCCTCCAGcgtctcgagcttgcgAGAGTGTGAGCGTTGGCGCGGCGACATCATGCGCGAGATCAGCCGCAAGGTCTCCAAGATCCAAGATTGTGCGTACAACTATGGACTgactgaccccagcctcGCTGACAAACTACGAGATTCGCGACTTGAACGACGAGATCAACCagctgctcaaggagaagcggcACTGGGAGTCACAGATTgtcgggctcggcggcgcgaaTTACAAGCGCGCCAACATGGCCATGGTCGATAACGAGGGGCGTGAAGTGCCTGGTACTCGCGGGTACAAGTACTTTGGGCGGGCACGCGAGCTGCCTGGCGTCAAGGAGATGTTTGAGAAGGGCGGTGAGTTAGTGTGTGTCGGAGGTACACGAACAACCCATCCGTCGAGGAGCcggacggcgagctgctTCGTCTTGGAGTACAAGCTAATGCCCAGCCAAGGCAGCGACAGAGGAGTCGGCGCGCAACGCCAGCTTCCAGATGTTCCGGAATCAGGGGACAGACTACTATGGCGACCTAGACGAGATGGATCCCTCCCTGGCCGGGGAAGAagacgccgccgcgaggagaggTACGTCTCTACCAGCTGAGCAGGTCGATTGGtagctgacgccagattGGGAGGAAGCATCTCGTGCAGCCGCTGAGCTGTTGGGTGTCGATGCCGAACTGCCATATCCcgagcccgccgcgccaccacccctcgacggcgcgggAGAGGGGACGAAACGCAAGTCGCCCGAGCCGGATGAGGAGGTgaaggagggcaagggcaagaagcgggggaagaagggcaagaagccgcctccaccaccgcctGGAGGACCCAGCAATCCGGGTGCGGCCCAAGTCGCCTTGTTCATGAGCGTGTTTGATCCGCGGAGCTTGGGAGCGCCAGAGATGCCGGATACAGAGGGGATGGGGCAGATTCTGctcgagaggaggaaggataAGGTGCGCGAGCAGTATGGCGTGTAGCACTAGCATCAGATTCAGAGGGTTCATGGGATATGTGATAGATGCAGACTTTATCATGGCTTATGGTTTTGAAGAGCACGAGATTGAGCACGAGATTATACTGAGGACAAGGCGCTTCAACTTTTCATGTTCGCGGTGCGCACTGGCGGCTGTCTGCAAACGCAGGCAGCACAGGGCGAGCAAAGCATGCATCACGCCCATCTTGCTGACGCTGaagccgacgtcgacgcccgtTGACGCTTCCACTCCTTTTCCAGCTTCTCAACTCACTCCCGTTAGTGTACGATTGCATCCGCAGCCAAAAGTCAGGGACAGCCACGGACTGGCATAGCGCGTGCTGTCTAGCGACGAGTATCCGCGTCTCCATTCTATGAAACGAAAACGCAGCTGGCGCGCGCAATTACAGGCGGCGACCACGGCGACCACCCTTGCGGCGGGTCGAGTCGGACGGGATGGGGGTGACGTCCTCGATGCGGCCGATGCGCATACCGGcacgggcgagggcgcggagAGCGGCCTGGCCACCGGGGCCGGGCTGCTTGGTGCCGGTACCGCCGGTAGCGCGGAGCTTGACGTGGAGAGCGGTGATGCCGACCTCCTTGCACTTGACGGCGACGTCCTGGGCAGCAAGCATGGCAGCGTAGGGCGACGACTCGTCACGGTCAGCCTTGACCTTCATGCCGCCGGTGACACGCGAGATGGTCTCCTTGCCCGAGAGGTCGGTGACGTGGACGAAGGTGTCGTTGAacctggtgtcagaggAAGAAATGCGAGAGATTTCAAGATTTCGAGATGCCAGACAATGCTTGCATCGCCAAATCCAATCTCGCGTCGTCACTCACGAGGCGAAGATGTGGGCGACGCCGAAGACGTTCTCGCCCTCAGCGACCTGGGGACCGAGGGCAACGGGGGCCTCCTTGGGCTGAGTCTGCTTCTTGGGCGGCATTtttggtggtggttgaTGGACGAGAGAACGACGAAACACTCGAGTTTGTCAATTCAACGCTCGGTAGGTCTGATGTTCAGGGTCAAGAATTTGGCCCAACTTGTCGCGTGGCCAAAGGCCAAAGTCCCGTTTTCTCCGGTGTGGTGGGGAGTACATCCACGTTTTGTGGCAGACAATGGTTCCGGTGCCTGACTGACGCGGCTAACTTTGGGAAGTTGATGAGGGTTCCAACGCGCAGCGAGTAGAACACTGGCGCAGTGTAAAGAAGGGCTTCTCACGCTGTAATTGCAAGTGTTACAGATTATACATGGGAAGTGGGTTTCCCCTGGCAGTATTGTATGAATACAAGTGCGACGACGCTCAGTCAACCACCACGACGCCACGGAACGGCTTGGCCGCAATGGTCGCGTTGAGGTGGTCCATAGgcgtcttctcctccttggccggCTTCGTCttcgcctcggccttggtcttCTTCCCTTCGCtatcctcgtcgtcgtgcaCGATCTTCagatcctcgaggtcgtcccagtcctcgtcctcctccgggccctcatcctccccaggttcctcgtcgccgccgtcacccAGCGCACGGATGAAGTACTTCATGAGCGCGCCACTGAAGCCTGACACGAGAGCACAACCGGGCGTATCGGCCTGCACAGGCTTGGTTGCTGCACTCTGGAGGTTCCAGTAGACAAGCTCCGGCATGGGGTAGCTGGCCTCCTCGAAGCGGCGGACAACCGCTCGGTGCTCGGTCTCGCCAAAGTGCCCGCTCTCGTCGAACTGCATGTCCGAGAAGACAAAGACCGTCTTGACCATGTCCTCCGGTGCGAGCTTGTTCTCCTTGGCAACGCGCAGGATGCTATCGAACACCGCCGCATAGTTAGTCGACTGTCCCCAGTCCGCCTGGGAGAGGTTGCGCGCACGCTCCGAGACCGGGAGCGTGTTGTCAACACGCTCGATACGaggtgaggatgagaagGTGATGAAAGTACCGTTCCAGGGCGGTCGGGCGAGCTCGGTCATGAGCAgcgtgagggcgagacAGGGCCAGATGGGTTCCACTTGGCCACCAGAGAAGTAAGAGTAGTAGACTGATCCCATTGACCCCGagacgtcggcgacggcgatgcAGTTGGAcagctcgcccttgacACTCGAGCGGATCGAGTCGACGAGCGATGCCCATTGGAGGTTAGCGACGCGGCTGATGATGGCTGATGATGATTTCGGATCGAGTGATTTCTTCAGGACCTCGTGAGGGACCAGAGAAGCAGCCGAAATCGACCTCTTGccagcggcgacggcgaggagataCTTGTCAAAGCCCCTGGggtcgtgctcgaggaacATGGTGTCGTTCCTTGCCATGCAGCGGGCAGGAACCTTGGAGTAGTTGATGGTCCACTCGCCCTTAACCATCTGGCTCTCGGGAACGTCAAGGAcgcggcggagaggagtgaggaCCTCGGTCTGGAAACGAATGCGGGCCTTGTTGTCCGCCGGGAAAAACTCGCGGGCGAGAGCCGAGACAATGTGCAGCTGCTTGTCGGCACTCTTGCCAGGAGTCGGAGCCCACTTGGCGGCGTACGTCATGCCGAAGAGGTGAGGGGACGTGTTGGGAGCACCGTACCcgtcgcccttgcgctCAGCTTCTGGACGCTCAAGGTAGACATTATGGGCCtggagacgctcgaggtcggccttgaggaagtCGGTGTAAATGTTCACGACCTCGGTCATGAGGATCTGGACCTTGGGGTCGGCGAGGCCCTTATCGGTGTGCTCGGCGATGACCGCGTCGCGCATCTGCTCTGCAAGTCAGCAGAGTCGAATCACGCCGACTCACTTGAACCACAGCGCGCCAGCTTGGACTTGAGAGATACGCTCTCGGTCTCGACAACCTTGCGCTTCCTGGTCTCCTGTGTCTCCTGGTTGGACGACGGGCCCCCGTCAGTCGGCTCCGTCATCACGGCTCTCCCCGCACCTCGCTCAGAGATCGCCACGGCTTTCTGTTCGATTTTGGCGCTCTTGAGAGCTTCCCGTGCCGCGTTGGCGAAGCCCCGGCGCTTGCGCATGCTATCATTGCTCAGACGGCCAGCCTTGAAAGAATTCCGGCTGGAGGCGGGAGCGAgggcctcgtcgatggcggTCAACCTGCCAGTGTATGACGTGGTGAGCTGGCCGTTTATCGCAAGGACCAGGATGTCATTgaggctggggtcagcggaCCAAGTGTTTGGAGAGCTTACTCGTCGAAACTGCCATGGGGCCGGGGAGGATACCCCGGCTCCTTCTCCggctcgccgtcctcatcgaggGTCATCACGTTGTTGTTGGCTTCCGCTTTGGCggcgtccttcttcttggggcgcgcgcgctcgcatGTGGGTTCCACGATCAGGCGGAGGCTAACGTCAGCGGGACAAAGGAAGGTGGACAAACTTGGCAAGGAGGGTACGCGGGTGATTGTCCCAGAGCCATGCGACGCAGTTGAAGAAGGGGACGCGGAGGCCCTTACCCTCGTGAATCGAGCGGGTGTGGAAGATGATCCGCAATGTCCTGGTGTTAGTGGCAAGTTAGGGTTGGGAAGGGTGTGGGCCGtaggaggggggggggggggggtggcGTTCAGAAACCGAACATCCTTTGGTTGAAGCCGCGCACAGTCGAATGCCTCTGCCCATGGAAGACTCACTTGtccgcatcctcctcccaagCCTTAGAAAGCATCCCAAACAACACCACAGGACGGGCGCCATCCTGGAGCTCGTTGAAGAGGTCAAGCAAGGCGCTGTCCGTGGAACTGAAAGCAGGCGCGTTGTTCCATGTGTTGGAGTCGGGAGCCTTgtggagcgcgtcgaggaagggggCTGGGGTaagcgaggccgaggggtTGTACTGGGGAGAATAAGGAAGGTCGGCGTACCAGAGGGAGCCTGGGCGAGTGtagtcgaggaggcgcgagTGGTGACCGGAAGGACGTTGGGGTGCGTCTCCTTCAGTAACTCCtcgatggcgtcggcgcgcgcggtcgcATCCAGAGCGAGGAGCCTCTCTAGCGACTCGGGAAGGGCCCACTCGTGCGAGAGAGGAGTCTCAGCGGTGGACGCCATTTTTGATCAGGAGGTACAAGAAGGAAGGAGTGGCAAGGAAGGAGTTGACGTGACTTAAAGTATGGTTGGCCCCTGAGTGGCGACTGCACCGGAACCGAGTTGACTTGGAGGTTGGACTCGAGCTGGTCTTGATTGTTCGGAGATCTTGAGTAGCGACATAGCCACAAAGACGCTGTGAGTATTCGAAAACAATGTGTGACTGACTCTATTATGGGTGGAACAGGTATGTCTCAGTCAACGTTAGTCGAACCAGCGTCATTTGGGTGGCAAATCGCACCTGGCTCTTTTTAAGCATGACCGTAATATCCAACAACATTTAGTCATGTGCAGAATGCAATTTGCCATTTGATCGTGGGTTTGCACATTCAAGGTGATGACTGCCAAGCAAGGTTACAGCTGTATGGCGAGATGAGAGCTTGAATGGTTGAGAGGTTGACACCATGACACCAGCAGTGCAATGTGTCGCTGCAGAGTTGATGTCCCTTGGGCCATGACATTCTGTACAGAGTCCACAGTTATCAGGTCGCCCAGGTCGATACATTCTCCACTTTGCTCCTGACTCTGCCAATCAGCCTAGCAACCTGTAGATCGCGAGTGCGCGTACGCCCGTCAAGCTGGGACTCGTAAGCTGTGAGCTGTGCATCAACGTATGGTGGGATGAATACTGCCCACAATGCACCAAGTGCGCCCATCGCCTTTAGCTTGTCAGAAATCGGTCCTGTCCAAAGGGTCAGCTAAACTGCAGCAGATCCGACCCCAGCACCAATAGGGGTCAACGTACCCAACGCCGCTCATTCAGCTCCAAGCCAACGGCTGCGTTCACGATTCTAGGCCAACCATGCCCGTGGCCTCCGGCCCCGAGTAACCTCCCGCATTATATTCCTCCTCCTACCCCTTTCAGATCTCTGCATCAACCCCAACAATTGCCAAGCCGACGCCACTGCCCCGTCACGACCAACCAGCGGGACTTTGATGCTGCGTCGCGCAGTCTACCGACGAGGAATTCGGCTCCTCATCGGAGCACTCCTTCCAATCACCCTCCCTCGAACGGCTCaggcgacgccgtcgccgccgcaacCCCATTCATGCAGGACTGTGAATCGTGCTTGAAATATGGATGATCGGCCGAAAATGATTTGACGGACGAATAGGTTTCTGGATCTGAGCCTAATTGACGTGGATACTAATCGGGTTTATAATAATTTTGTAATCGTGCACAAAGGTGAGGAACGCAAGGAACAAAGCTAGAATAGGTGTCTGCGTAGGTTAAACGGCGCGATCACCTAGAGTTAGAGAGGCCAACGGAGCCTCAATGGCCACAATGGAGGTTGCTAACCTTTTGAAAGCACACAGCCTTACAGCTTACAGCATCCCAAGCCTCCCAACAATATTTTTCCGCACAGCTCTATAGGGCCCATCCCCATTTATTGTAGCCTTGCCACCATCCTTGCAACGCCCAATACCTCTTCTTGTGCTTGACAAGACATACCCGCCCTATCTTTACAGGAGAACGGGAGACCAGCCTTTCCGCACTCGACGCCACCCAAACACCCTGTGTCAATTGCGTCCCCTTTTTCCCTGGCACCTTTCAGTTGACTGGCAGCAGAATCTGATTGCGCGATTGCCCCTTCTGTTCCATCAACACGCCGTAATCGCTTTACAGACGCGTCCACAACAACCTTCCTCACACGTTTACTCTCtcatcatcgacgacaAATGTCGCTCTCATCACCCCTACTGGGTGGCCCGTCATCACCAAGGTCACCCCGAACTTCACGGAGGCGCAACGGCTCAATGTCTGAGTCCATGTCCTTCGTCAAGTCACCCATCCAAACATTACTCAACCTGCCACCAAACGATCCCACAGAGACCAAGGAGGCTGAATCGCAGGCCCTCGTTGGTGTCGATGATACCGGCCGTGAACGCGTCGAGTTGCGTATTGGAGGCATGACAGTGAGTAAGCCAAAACAAGGTCGCTAACACAAGTGTGGGGCATGCGTGGCGTCGATTGAGGGTCAGGTCAGTGGGCTGGCCGGCATCCTTAGCGTCCAGGTGTCGTTGCTGGCCGAACGGGCGGTCGTAGAGTACGACCCAGAGTACGTCGACATCAAAGGCCAGGTCTGGACGGACGCAcgcatcgccgaggagattgaggatGTCGGTTttgacgccgaggttgtGGAGAAGAGCGCGATCATCCCCGTCGAGCTTCGCGTCTACGGCATCGAGGGGAACCCGGCGATTGTACCCGATGTGATTAAGGAGCTGAGCACGCAACCAGGCGTGTCCGACATTGAGTTTGTTGCGCCATACCAGAACCTGTCGTTCCTCTACTCGCCAgcgctcgccaacctccgcTCTatcctcgaccacctcaCCTCCGTGTTCCCCCAACTCTACGCTCTGCCTTCCTCGAACCAAGGAGACTCGCAGCTTGCATCCCTACGCAAGCTCCGTGAGACGTCGCGCTGGCGCCGTACGTTCCTGATCGCGCTCCTCTTCGCGGTCCCCAACTTCATCATCGGCATGATGCACATGTACCTCCCCTTCCTGGGGTGGACCAAGACTAAGATCATCAAGGGCATCTACCTCGGCGATCTGTTGTGTCTCTTGCTCACCATCCCCGTCCAGTGCTTCCTTGCGCGCGGCTTCTACCGCGCTGCGTACAAGAGCTTGAAGCACggctcggcgacgatggatgtcctcgtcgtgtTCGGTACAACCGCCGCGTTCACGTACTCGGTCCTATCGATGTTCTTTGCCATGTTCGCCGCGAATCCAGACTATCGCCCCAAGACGTTCTTCGACACCTCAACCATGCTGATCACATTTGTCTCGCTCGGCCGCTACATCGAGAACCTGGCCAAAGGCAAGACGTCAGCTGCGCTCACCCACCTGATGCAGCTCTCCCCGTCGTCCGCGACCATCTTCGTTGACCCCGACAACTACCACGGCGACGCACCCACGCGCAAGATCCCGACTGAGCTGGTCCAGGTCGGCGACATGGTGCTAGTCACTCCCGGCGAGAAGATGGCCGCGGACGGGGTCGTTGTTGCTGGCTCCAGCACGGTCGACGAATCCATGGTCACGGGCGAGTCGCTCGTTGTCGCCAAAGAGGTCGGGTCACAGATCATCGGTGGGACCGTTAACGGCCTTGGAACCGTCACCTTTCACGTGACGCGCGCCGGAGCTGACACAACGCTCTCGCACatcgtcaagctcgtcgaaGATGCGCAGACATCCAAGGCTCCTATACAGCAGTTTGCCGACCGCGTCGCGGGAATCTTCGTTCCAATCGTCATTACACTGAGCCTGATCACGTTCTTCACGTGGCTCGGCATTTCGCTGCTCAAGAACCACCTGCCCAAGGCATTCGAGGCTCCTGGCGAGTCAAAGTTTGGCGTCTGTCTCAAGCTCTGCATCTCTGTGATCGTCGTCGCTTGCCCTTGCGCACTGGGCCTGTCAACTCCCACGGCAGTCATGGTCGGTACTGGTGTTGGCGCGCAGAATGGGATCTTGATCAAGGGCGGGAGAGCACTCGAGGCGTGCAAGGATGTGCGCcgcgtcgtgctcgacaaAACTGGCACTGTTACTGGCGGCAAGATGGTTGTGGCTGAGGTACGCTGGGCTGCCGCCCAGGGCCCTGTCACCGAAGCTGGCCTGAACCCAGCTCAAGCTCTGAGCCTAACCACTTCGGCTCCACCGCTGCAACGCCACGCCGTCATGTccctcatcgccctcgccgagtcACGGTCTGAGCACCCTCTTGCGATTGCCGTGGCTGCATGGGCGCGCGAGAAGCTTTCCGACGCaggccttcctcctcccagtGGCGACGTCACCGACTTCGAGGGTGTCCCAGGTGAGGGGATAGAGGCTGTTGTCAAATTTCACGGCCGGGAAGAGCGCGTGCGGCTCGGCAAGGCCTCGTACGTTTTGCGGGAGAAGGCTGGCGAAGGCACCGCGCCTGTGCCGCCCCTTCTGAAGACGTTCGAAACCACACAAACAAACGACGCCAACATTGTCGTGTACGTCTCGGTGTTGCGCGAAGGTGAAgccatccccatcctcgccgTGTCACTTTCCGACACGCCCAAGCCAACGTCGGCTCAGGCCATCAGCGCGCTGCGTGCAATGGGTGTGAAGGTGACGATGCTCTCTGGTGACTCGGAGGCCACTTCACGCGCGATTGCTCGCGCTGTGggcatcgacgacgacgaggtctATGCCGGTGTCAGCCCCAAGGGCAAAGCAACGATTGTGCGCGAGCTTGATTTGGCGGATGGCGGCGGTTTAGCGATGGTTGGCGACGGGATCAACGACAGCCCGGCCCTGGCGGCCGCCAGTCTTGGCA contains these protein-coding regions:
- the CCC2 gene encoding uncharacterized protein (Heavy-metal-associated domain); translation: MSESMSFVKSPIQTLLNLPPNDPTETKEAESQALVGVDDTGRERVELRIGGMTCGACVASIEGQVSGLAGILSVQVSLLAERAVVEYDPEYVDIKGQVWTDARIAEEIEDVGFDAEVVEKSAIIPVELRVYGIEGNPAIVPDVIKELSTQPGVSDIEFVAPYQNLSFLYSPALANLRSILDHLTSVFPQLYALPSSNQGDSQLASLRKLRETSRWRRTFLIALLFAVPNFIIGMMHMYLPFLGWTKTKIIKGIYLGDLLCLLLTIPVQCFLARGFYRAAYKSLKHGSATMDVLVVFGTTAAFTYSVLSMFFAMFAANPDYRPKTFFDTSTMLITFVSLGRYIENLAKGKTSAALTHLMQLSPSSATIFVDPDNYHGDAPTRKIPTELVQVGDMVLVTPGEKMAADGVVVAGSSTVDESMVTGESLVVAKEVGSQIIGGTVNGLGTVTFHVTRAGADTTLSHIVKLVEDAQTSKAPIQQFADRVAGIFVPIVITLSLITFFTWLGISLLKNHLPKAFEAPGESKFGVCLKLCISVIVVACPCALGLSTPTAVMVGTGVGAQNGILIKGGRALEACKDVRRVVLDKTGTVTGGKMVVAEVRWAAAQGPVTEAGLNPAQALSLTTSAPPLQRHAVMSLIALAESRSEHPLAIAVAAWAREKLSDAGLPPPSGDVTDFEGVPGEGIEAVVKFHGREERVRLGKASYVLREKAGEGTAPVPPLLKTFETTQTNDANIVVYVSVLREGEAIPILAVSLSDTPKPTSAQAISALRAMGVKVTMLSGDSEATSRAIARAVGIDDDEVYAGVSPKGKATIVRELDLADGGGLAMVGDGINDSPALAAASLGIALGSGTSVAMEAADVVLMRSDLLDVVAALDLGRTIFRKIKTNLIWACCYNVLMIPLAMGILLPWGIHLHPMMAAAAMAFSSVSVVFSSLTLKWWRRPAASIPPGESYEVGGIHRGLAELRAAREATTATAQAWMYHAVLRAREVPVLDRIIDRTPLARIAPPAFAISRDEYETIPLTASDDRDGPFH